Proteins co-encoded in one Arachis stenosperma cultivar V10309 chromosome 7, arast.V10309.gnm1.PFL2, whole genome shotgun sequence genomic window:
- the LOC130940152 gene encoding glutamate receptor 3.2-like: MNNHLPQCHALTTLILLLLLHGDGASSSESEVVKIGAIFTLKTINGRVSKIAIQAAERDVNADPRILGGRKLSITVHDSNFNGFLSFIGALKLLVTDTVAIIGPQSSVMAHVLSHLANELHVPLLSFTALDPTLSPLQYPYFVQTAPSDQFQMTAVADMISYYGWREVIAVFSDDDQSRNGITVLGDKLAEKRCKLSYKAALPPDPTASASDVSSELAKIQSMEARVVVVHTFAQTGLLVFDVAHRLGMMRQGYVWIATTWLSTVLDSTSNTSNSLDIRGVLTLRPHTPLSRPKQAFISRWKHISNGSVGLNPYGLYAYDAVWTIAHALKLFFAENGTISFSNNTNFGGMAGLASLSIFDGGNQLLDNILRINTTGLTGPIQFVGSNRSPLHPSYDILNVHATGYRTIGYWSNYSGLSVTTPEKLHRKTSIRSVSNQHLYNVTWPGNTRERPRGWVFPHSGRQLRIGVPNRASYQGIVSQINGTHVVQGYCVDIFLAAIKLLPYPIQYRFILFGEGHKNPSYYDLVNMIASDVFDAAIGDIAIVTDRTKIVDFTQPYIESGLVVVAPVQRLKSSSWAFLRPFTAPMWGVTALFFLLIGAVIWILEHRTNDEFRGPPKTQIVTVLWFSFSTMFFAHRENTVSPLGRVVLIIWLFVVLIINSSYTASLTSILTVQQLSSPITGIDTLITSNKPIGFQVGSFAENYLTQELNIPKHRLVPLGSPEEYATALEKGTVAAVVDERPYVELFLSEHCHFSIRGQEFTKSGWGFAFRRDSPLAIDMSTAILSLSENGELSKIHDKWLSKKACGFRGAQDEQLQFNSFRGLFLICGIACLAALLIYLPSVAYQFSQNSPERERGNHPFGHSSTSRSARIQTFLSFVDEKEDTSRNSSKFKRKLEDISSSRSRSRTRISRLRTMAMPKKLHIHIGTSQQSGPNAGYSGSTDQAIN; encoded by the exons ATGAATAATCATCTGCCACAATGCCATGCATTAACAACATTAATACTGCTTCTATTATTGCATGGAGACGGAGCATCCAGCAGTGAGAGTGAAGTCGTCAAAATCGGTGCCATCTTCACATTGAAAACTATAAACGGGAGAGTTTCCAAAATTGCGATCCAAGCTGCTGAGAGGGACGTCAATGCAGATCCTCGCATCCTGGGGGGACGTAAATTGTCTATCACCGTCCATGACTCCAACTTCAATGGCTTTCTTAGCTTCATTGGGG CCCTCAAGTTGTTGGTGACGGACACTGTAGCAATAATTGGTCCGCAAAGTTCGGTGATGGCCCATGTGCTTTCGCATCTTGCAAATGAGCTCCACGTCCCTCTACTCTCCTTCACGGCTCTTGATCCCACCCTGTCGCCTCTTCAGTACCCTTATTTCGTTCAAACTGCACCCAGCGATCAGTTCCAGATGACTGCGGTGGCAGACATGATTAGCTATTATGGTTGGAGAGAGGTCATTGCGGTGTTCAGCGACGATGATCAGAGTCGAAATGGCATAACTGTGTTGGGGGATAAGCTTGCAGAGAAACGCTGTAAGTTGTCTTATAAAGCAGCACTGCCCCCTGATCCAACGGCCAGCGCAAGCGATGTATCCTCTGAGCTGGCCAAGATTCAAAGTATGGAAGCTCGGGTGGTTGTAGTGCACACCTTTGCCCAAACAGGTCTCTTGGTTTTTGATGTGGCTCACAGACTAGGGATGATGAGGCAAGGCTATGTGTGGATAGCTACTACTTGGCTTTCAACTGTCTTAGATTCAACTTCAAACACCTCCAACTCTCTGGATATCCGGGGAGTTCTCACGCTTCGCCCTCACACCCCTCTGTCAAGACCAAAACAGGCATTCATCTCAAGGTGGAAGCACATTAGTAATGGCTCTGTTGGATTAAACCCATACGGACTCTATGCTTATGATGCTGTTTGGACCATTGCCCACGCATTGAAGCTATTCTTTGCTGAGAATGGGACCATCTCTTTCTCCAATAATACAAATTTTGGTGGTATGGCTGGTCTTGCTTCCTTGAGCATCTTTGATGGTGGGAACCAGTTACTCGATAACATACTTCGCATAAACACCACTGGATTGACAGGGCCGATTCAATTTGTTGGCTCAAACAGATCCCCCCTGCATCCATCCTATGACATCCTTAATGTACATGCCACTGGCTACAGGACTATTGGATACTGGTCCAATTACTCTGGCCTCTCTGTCACCACTCCCGAGAAACTTCACAGAAAGACATCCATCCGCTCTGTTTCAAACCAGCATCTATACAATGTGACGTGGCCTGGAAATACAAGGGAAAGGCCTCGTGGATGGGTTTTCCCCCATAGTGGGAGGCAACTCAGAATCGGGGTCCCCAACAGAGCCAGTTATCAAGGCATCGTCTCACAAATAAATGGCACCCATGTAGTTCAAGGATACTGCGTAGACATATTCCTCGCTGCCATCAAATTGCTTCCATATCCAATTCAATATAGGTTCATTCTGTTTGGAGAAGGACATAAGAATCCAAGCTACTATGATCTTGTCAACATGATTGCTTCGGAT GTGTTTGATGCTGCTATAGGTGACATTGCAATTGTCACTGACCGAACAAAGATCGTGGATTTTACTCAGCCATATATAGAGTCAGGTCTAGTTGTGGTTGCTCCGGTTCAAAGATTGAAGTCAAGTTCTTGGGCTTTCTTGAGACCATTTACTGCACCCATGTGGGGTGTCACTGCActttttttccttcttattggagcagtgatctggaTTCTTGAACACCGAACCAACGATGAGTTCCGAGGGCCTCCAAAGACGCAAATAGTGACTGTTCTTTG GTTTAGTTTCTCAACTATGTTCTTTGCGCACA GAGAGAACACAGTTAGCCCACTTGGTCGTGTTGTGCTGATAATATGGCTTTTTGTGGTTCTAATAATCAATTCAAGTTACACGGCAAGCTTGACGTCAATTCTAACTGTGCAGCAGCTGTCCTCACCCATAACGGGCATTGACACCTTGATAACAAGCAACAAGCCCATAGGATTCCAGGTAGGGTCATTTGCTGAGAACTATCTCACTCAGGAACTCAACATCCCAAAACATAGGCTTGTTCCCCTTGGCTCGCCAGAAGAATATGCTACTGCCCTTGAGAAGGGAACTGTTGCCGCTGTGGTAGATGAACGCCCATATGTTGAACTCTTCCTGTCAGAACACTGCCATTTCTCAATTAGGGGCCAAGAGTTCACCAAAAGTGGATGGGGATTT GCATTCCGGAGGGACTCTCCTTTAGCCATTGACATGTCAACTGCCATTCTGAGTCTATCCGAGAACGGTGAACTTAGTAAGATCCATGATAAGTGGCTTTCAAAGAAGGCCTGTGGTTTTCGCGGTGCACAGGATGAGCAGCTTCAATTCAACAGTTTCCGGGGCCTATTCCTGATCTGCGGGATAGCGTGTTTGGCGGCGCTCCTTATCTACTTGCCCTCGGTGGCATACCAATTCAGTCAGAACTCCCCGGAAAGAGAGAGAGGCAATCATCCTTTTGGTCATTCCAGCACCTCACGTTCTGCACGCATACAGACATTTCTAAGCTTCGTTGATGAAAAGGAAGACACATCACGCAACAGCAGCAAGTTTAAAAGGAAACTTGAGGATATCTCATCTTCTAGATCCAGATCCAGAACCAGAATCAGCCGTTTAAGGACCATGGCCATGCCCAAGAAATTACACATACACATAGGCACTTCTCAACAGTCAGGACCAAATGCCGGCTACTCAGGTTCCACCGATCAAGCAATCAATTAG
- the LOC130940628 gene encoding uncharacterized protein LOC130940628 has translation MASRASNVDLFDAYFRHADLDHDGRISGTEAVSFFQGSGLPKQVLAQIWAFANQSQSGFLGRAEFYNALKLVTVAQSKRELTPEIVKAALYGPATSKIPAPQINFSAIVAPQLNSSAPTPTPMPTTTTTPASAPASTSAPASTSASASQSNINSMPHQNVGLRGPLPSLSGNQQNLPYPGSPLVKPTQNIPDSASNLAPGIANQGIRGVMAGGGPHAETHGIQSDGSTPQMVGVPAVTSSLIAPRGRSPTSTQEVSGLATSGSNVRLVVGQYPASGTKSSDQAAKDSKSADTSGNGVASDIAFGGDMFSASSFQPKKDSSTLGFSSGGNQQSIRTSLTESLQSPIASQPVGAQLPQVQPVGKQNQHASVQTHNMPNPPGHPVRLQDSASSQPQSPWPRMTSTDIQKYTKVFVAVDTDRDGKITGEQARNLFLSWRLPREVLKQVWDLSDQDNDSMLSLREFCIALYLMERHREGRALPGVLPSNILLALPPSGLPATQYSSVTWGNPSGFQQEEGMSDPGAQRVNPTTGQPPRPASVFLSDEGLQKQQKSQVPVLEKHVINQLSSDEQNSINSKFQEASEADNKVEALEKEIVESREKIEFCHAKMQELVLYKSRCDNRLNEIIERTSADKREVEILAKKYEDKYKQVGDVSSKLTTEEATFRDIQEKKIEVYQAIAKMEQDGNVDDSLLAHADCIQSDLDEMVKSLNNRCKKYGLRAKPTTLVELPFGWQPGIQEGAADWDEDWDKLEDKEFAFVKELTLDVQNIIAPLKQKLPLALKQKDSEIDSSRIAASPKSDKKSENPQNTDEQEVGNIHNKSEDGSAKSAPNSPFSRSSIGSPQRDFADSGMGMIAAGEDRSPRDQYIIQGTQSDHSGVKSVFSGEKIFDEPNWGTFDANDDIDSVWGFNASSTTNEERDLKGAGDDYFFGSGDLGLGSIKTGSPQGGDPFLKSGGFSFDDSVPNTPLFSSSSSPQRPKEWLDSSFDNFSRFDSFRSEDSGTLSTRETPARFDSVRRDMDFDHLQGFPAFEDSDPFGSGPFRTSSENEAHRRGSDKWSAF, from the exons ATGGCATCTAGAGCTTCTAATGTCGATCTCTTTGATGCTTATTTTCGGCATGCTGATTTGGACCACGACGGCCGCATCAGTGGCACCGAAGCTGTCTCCTTCTTCCAAGGCTCTGGTTTGCCCAAGCAGGTCCTCGCTCAG ATTTGGGCTTTTGCAAACCAAAGCCAGAGTGGATTCCTTGGTCGGGCAGAGTTTTACAATGCCCTTAAGCTTGTCACTGTAGCGCAAAGTAAGCGGGAGCTTACTCCTGAAATAGTAAAAGCAGCATTATATGGTCCAGCTACATCTAAAATACCTGCACCTCAAATCAATTTTAGTGCCATAGTTGCACCCCAACTGAATTCTTCTGCACCTACGCCTACACCTATGCCCACCACCACAACTACACCTGCATCTGCACCTGCATCTACATCTGCACCTGCATCTACATCTGCATCTGCATCACAGAGTAATATTAATTCTATGCCCCATCAAAATGTTGGACTAAGAGGGCCACTCCCAAGTTTAAGTGGAAACCAGCAAAATCTTCCTTACCCGGGAAGCCCATTAGTGAAGCCAACACAAAATATCCCTGATAGTGCTTCTAATCTAGCACCTGGTATTGCCAATCAGGGAATCCGTGGAGTGATGGCTGGTGGAGGACCTCATGCTGAAACTCATGGCATACAAAGTGATGGGTCTACTCCCCAGATGGTTGGTGTTCCAGCGGTAACATCCTCTCTAATAGCACCTAGAGGACGTAGTCCCACATCTACTCAAGAGGTGTCTGGGCTTGCAACATCTGGATCAAATGTTAGACTGGTAGTGGGACAATATCCTGCCTCTGGCACTAAGTCATCTGATCAAGCGGCTAAGGATTCTAAGTCAGCGGATACTTCTGGGAATGGTGTTGCTTCTGATATAGCCTTTGGAGGGGATATGTTCTCTGCAAGCTCGTTTCAGCCCAAGAAAGATTCTTCTACACTAGGATTTTCTTCTGGAGGGAACCAGCAGTCTATTAGGACTAGCTTGACTGAATCTTTGCAGAGCCCAATTGCATCCCAGCCTGTTGGTGCACAGCTTCCACAGGTCCAACCAGTGGGGAAACAGAATCAGCATGCCTCGGTCCAAACACATAATATGCCAAATCCACCTGGACATCCAGTGAGGTTGCAGGATTCTGCTTCTAGTCAGCCTCAATCTCCATGGCCAAGGATGACTTCAACTGATATTCAGAAGTATACAAAAGTATTTGTTGCAGTAGATACAGATAGGGATGGGAAAATCACTGGGGAACAAGCCCGGAACTTGTTCCTTAGCTGGAGATTACCACGGG AGGTTTTAAAGCAGGTTTGGGACTTATCTGATCAAGATAATGATAGCATGCTTTCTCTCAGGGAGTTTTGTATTGCACTGTACCTAATGGAACGACACAGGGAAGGACGTGCTCTTCCAGGAGTACTTCCAAGTAACATTCTCCTTGCTTTACCACCTTCTGGCCTACCTGCTACTCAGTACAGTTCTGTAACTTGGGGAAATCCATCAG GCTTTCAACAAGAGGAAGGGATGAGTGACCCTGGTGCTCAACGAGTGAACCCAACTACAGGCCAGCCACCAAGGCCAGCTTCTGTTTTTCTGTCTGatgaaggacttcaaaaacaGCAAAAGTCCCAAGTTCCAGTGTTGGAGAAGCACGTCATTAATCAGTTGAGTTCAGATGagcaaaattcaattaattcaaAGTTTCAAGAAGCATCAGAAGCTGATAATAAG GTGGAAGCACTTGAGAAAGAAATTGTGGAGTCCAGAGAGAAAATAGAATTCTGCCATGCAAAAATGCAGGAACTT GTTCTGTACAAGAGCAGGTGTGACAATCGTCTTAATGAGATCATAGAAAGGACATCAGCTGACAAGCGTGAG GTTGAGATCCTCGCAAAAAAGTACGAAGATAAATATAAGCAAGTTGGAGATGTATCATCCAAGTTAACTACTGAGGAAGCCACATTTCGTGACATACAG gagaaaaaaattgaagtgtATCAAGCAATTGCCAAGATGGAACAAGATGGAAATGTAGATGATTCTTTACTG GCTCATGCTGATTGTATCCAATCAGACCTTGATGAAATGGTAAAATCTCTAAACAACCGGTGTAAGAAGTATGGATTACGTGCAAAGCCAACAACACTTGTGGAACTACCCTTtg GCTGGCAGCCTGGTATCCAAGAAGGAGCTGCTGACTGGGATGAAGATTGGGATAAGCTTGAAGATAAAG AATTCGCCTTTGTCAAAGAACTCACACTTGATGTGCAAAACATCATCGCACCTCTGAAACAAAAATTGCCATTGGCTTTGAAACAGAAAGATTCAGAAATTGATAGTTCCAGAATTGCAGCTTCACCTAAGAGTGATAAAAAGTCTGAAAATCCCCAGAACACAGATGAGCAAGAAGTTGGCAATATTCATAATAAAAGTGAAGATGGGTCTGCAAAAAGTGCTCCTAACAGTCCATTTTCTAGGAGTTCTATTGGAAGCCCCCAGAGAGACTTTGCTGACTCTGGCATGGGGATGATTGCTGCTGGCGAAGATCGCTCACCCCGTGATCAATATATCATACAAGGAACCCAAAG TGATCATAGTGGAGTCAAGTCTGTCTTTTCTGGTGAGAAAATTTTTGACGAACCAAATTGGGGAACCTTTGACGCTAATGATGATATTGACTCAGTTTGGGGATTCAATGCCAGTAGCACCACAAACGAG GAGAGAGATCTTAAGGGAGCTGGAGATGACTATTTCTTTGGTTCTGGGGATCTGGGCCTTGGCTCGATTAAAACAGGTTCACCACAGGGTGGTGATCCCTTCCTGAAGAGTGGCGGATTCAGTTTTGATGATTCTGTTCCAAACACACCACTTTTCAGCTCCAGCAGCTCTCCACAAAGGCCCAAAGAGTGGTTGGACAGTTCTTTTGACAACTTCTCTAGATTTGATTCTTTCCGTTCAGAGGATAGTGGCACTTTATCTACTCGGGAGACACCAGCGCGGTTTGATTCAGTCCGCAGAGATATGGACTTTGATCATCTTCAAGGCTTTCCGGCATTTGAAGACTCAGATCCCTTTGGCTCTGGGCCATTTAGGACTTCATCAGAAAACGAAGCTCACAGAAGAGGTTCTGATAAGTGGAGTGCTTTTTAG
- the LOC130941101 gene encoding monosaccharide-sensing protein 2-like, translating to MSGAVLVAIAAAIGNMLQGWDNATIAGSLLYIKKEFKLESEPTVEGLIVAMSLIGATLVTTCSGAVSDMLGRRPMLIISSLFYFLSSLVMLWSPNVYILLFARLIDGLGIGLAVTLVPLYISETAPPEIRGLLNTLPQFTGSSGMFLSYCMVFAMSLTKAPSWRLMLGVLWIPSLIYFMLTLFFLPESPRWLVTKGRMLEAKKVLQRLRGRDDVTGEMALLVEGLGVGGDTTIEEYVIGPVNEFSDVEDPSAGKEHIKLYGPDRAPSMIAKPASGQSSIGLASRKGSIVNQSALVDPLVKLFGSVHENIPETGNTLFSNFGSMFNVGGNQPRNEDWDVEESLARDGDDVSNAAAGDADDSLHSPLISRQPTSGMDKDAPAPPHGSQLSMRQASNLQGNAGEPVGGSTAIGGGWQLAWKYSEREGPDGSKQGGFQRVYLHQDGTLGSKRESQLSLVGGGDGLTDGEVVHASALVSQQALYNKELMNQQPVGPAMIHPSETGANGPSWSDLCEPGVKQALIVGVGLQILQQFSGINGVLYYTPQILEQAGVGYLLASLGLSSTSASFLISTVITLLMLPCIAVAMRLMDISGRRALLLSTIPVLIASLLILVLASFVDLGSAVNAGISTASVVVYFCSFVMGFGPIPNILCAEIFPTRVRGLCIAICALTFWICDIIVTYSLPVMLNSLGLVGVFGIYAVVCTIAWVFVFLKVPETKGMPLEVIIEFFSVGAKQAQAANNI from the exons ATGAGTGGAGCTGTTCTTGTTGCCATAGCTGCTGCTATCGGTAACATGCTACAAGGATGGGATAATGCTACCATTGCAG GATCACTTTTGTACATAAAGAAGGAGTTCAAATTGGAAAGTGAGCCGACGGTAGAAGGTCTAATCGTGGCCATGTCACTGATTGGAGCGACACTGGTGACCACATGCTCAGGAGCTGTGTCGGATATGTTGGGCCGCCGTCCTATGTTGATAATCTcctctctcttttattttttgagcTCTCTCGTTATGTTGTGGTCTCCAAATGTTTACATTCTCCTCTTTGCAAGGCTCATAGATGGCCTGGGCATTGGTTTGGCTGTCACCCTGGTCCCTCTCTACATATCCGAGACTGCTCCACCTGAGATTCGTGGACTGCTCAACACGCTTCCCCAGTTCACTGGCTCCAGCGGAATGTTCCTCTCCTATTGTATGGTCTTTGCCATGTCACTTACCAAGGCACCAAGCTGGAGACTCATGCTCGGTGTTCTTTGGATTCCCTCTCTCATTTATTTTATGCTCACACTCTTCTTCTTGCCCGAATCTCCAAGATGGCTTGTCACCAAAGGCCGGATGCTTGAGGCCAAGAAGGTTCTGCAGCGGCTTCGTGGCAGGGATGATGTCACCG GTGAGATGGCTTTATTGGTTGAGGGTCTTGGAGTGGGGGGTGATACGACTATAGAGGAATACGTAATTGGTCCAGTCAATGAATTCAGTGATGTGGAGGATCCATCAGCCGGAAAAGAGCATATCAAATTGTATGGGCCAGATCGAGCTCCATCCATGATTGCGAAACCCGCATCTGGACAAAGTTCCATTGGCCTTGCATCTCGAAAGGGAAGCATAGTAAATCAGAGTGCTCTAGTAGATCCTCTAGTGAAGCTCTTTGGTAGTGTCCATGAAAACATCCCAGAAACAGGAAACACCCTTTTTTCCAACTTTGGAAGTATGTTTAATGTTGGAGGAAATCAGCCTAGGAACGAAGATTGGGATGTAGAAGAAAGCCTTGCCAGAGACGGTGATGATGTGTCCAATGCTGCTGCTGGTGATGCCGATGACTCTTTGCACAGTCCACTCATCTCACGTCAACCAACAAGTGGTATGGATAAGGACGCACCTGCTCCTCCCCATGGTAGCCAATTAAGCATGAGGCAAGCCAGTAATTTGCAGGGGAATGCTGGAGAACCCGTTGGTGGTAGTACAGCCATTGGTGGTGGTTGGCAGCTGGCATGGAAGTATTCTGAAAGAGAAGGGCCAGATGGGTCAAAACAGGGTGGTTTTCAAAGAGTCTATTTACACCAAGACGGGACCCTTGGATCCAAGCGCGAGTCTCAGCTTTCACTTGTAGGTGGCGGTGATGGGCTGACAGATGGCGAGGTTGTTCATGCGTCTGCTCTGGTCAGTCAGCAAGCCCTTTACAACAAAGAGCTTATGAATCAGCAGCCAGTAGGACCAGCTATGATTCATCCATCTGAAACAGGTGCAAATGGGCCTAGTTGGAGTGATCTTTGCGAACCTGGAGTGAAGCAGGCGTTGATTGTGGGTGTGGGGCTTCAAATTCTTCAGCAG TTCTCTGGTATAAATGGGGTTCTCTACTACACACCTCAGATTCTTGAGCAGGCAGGAGTTGGTTATCTTCTTGCAAGCTTGGGCCTTAGTTCCACTTCTGCGTCGTTTCTTATTAGCACTGTGATAACCTTGTTGATGCTACCTTGTATAGCTGTTGCCATGAGGCTCATGGATATATCGGGCAGAAG GGCTTTGCTGTTGAGCACAATCCCGGTCTTGATAGCATCTCTTCTGATATTAGTGCTAGCGAGTTTTGTGGATTTGGGGAGTGCCGTGAATGCAGGAATCTCAACAGCAAGCGTGGTTGTGTACTTCTGCAGCTTTGTGATGGGATTTGGACCGATTCCAAATATCCTCTGCGCGGAGATCTTCCCCACGCGAGTTCGGGGTCTCTGCATTGCCATATGCGCTCTTACCTTCTGGATTTGTGATATCATCGTCACCTACTCTCTCCCAGTTATGCTCAACTCCTTAGGCCTTGTAGGTGTTTTTGGTATCTATGCGGTTGTGTGCACTATAGCCTGGGTATTTGTCTTCTTGAAAGTCCCAGAAACCAAGGGCATGCCACTAGAAGTCATCATAGAGTTCTTCTCTGTCGGGGCAAAGCAGGCACAAGCTGCCAATAATATCTGA